Proteins encoded in a region of the Macrobrachium nipponense isolate FS-2020 chromosome 39, ASM1510439v2, whole genome shotgun sequence genome:
- the LOC135209967 gene encoding piggyBac transposable element-derived protein 4-like: MHPFMAVPGLTVPVPLTALGFIQLFLTRELLEYLVAETADYARYCCDELRTTLSYRWRGCNLTDMALFWGLHILLGMMPAADVRQYSRQNFFLSMPNVPGVMPCNSFLPLDRYFNTFNRRAIALNNPDRLILVRPVLEYIRERCQILVVSGNNLSLDEGMMPYKGRLSIKVYNPKKPKKYGVKLFFITESNTGYVVDFSVYYGVFSTL, encoded by the coding sequence gctctggggttcattcagctgttccttacgcgggaattgctggaatacctggtagcagagacggcagactacgctcggtactgctgTGACGAACTACGGACAACATTGTCGTATCgttggcggggctgcaacctcaccgacatggcACTTTTTTGGGGGCTCCACATTTTGTTGGGAATGATGCCTGCTgctgacgtcaggcaatattcgaggcagaatttttttttaagtatgcccaatgtgcccggcgttatgccctGCAATAGTTTCCTgccgttggacaggtatttcaacaccttcaaccgaagggccatagcCCTGAATAACCctgatcgcctcatcttagtccgcccagtgttggagtacattcgtgaacggtgccaAATTCTTGTGGTTTCTGGCAacaacctttctttggatgaggggatgatgccttacaaaggacgtctgagcataaaagtgtacaaccccaagaagccaaagaaatatggtgtgaaattgttctttattacggagtccaacactggatacgtcgtggacttctctGTGTATTACGGGGTCTTCTCCACACTGTGA